The Streptomyces griseiscabiei genome includes a window with the following:
- a CDS encoding type II toxin-antitoxin system RelE family toxin, with translation MPPTPTYDVYYTVQAAAARDRLDDEQRVAFDKGIALLARDPFVSLSRPIGSTGDDRTIRLTQNILVEYTISRGRLLIFIVEVFNDKDVLITDA, from the coding sequence ATGCCCCCCACTCCTACCTACGACGTCTATTACACGGTTCAGGCCGCCGCGGCGCGCGACCGGCTGGACGACGAGCAGCGCGTCGCGTTCGACAAGGGCATCGCCCTGCTGGCCCGCGATCCGTTCGTTTCCCTGTCCCGGCCCATAGGGTCCACCGGTGACGATCGCACGATCCGGCTCACTCAGAACATCCTGGTCGAGTACACGATCAGCAGGGGCCGCCTGTTGATCTTCATCGTCGAGGTCTTCAACGACAAGGACGTCCTGATCACCGACGCGTGA